The following are from one region of the Sphingobium sp. MI1205 genome:
- a CDS encoding Na+/H+ antiporter subunit C, with protein sequence MSMEFLVASAIGMLTAAGIYLTLRGRTFPVVLGLTMLSYAINLFLFAIGRLTRNSPPLYEKGLTSYTDPLPQALVLTAIVISFGMTALAVVLSLRSFLETGTDQVDGAVEADPPKPDREAQP encoded by the coding sequence ATGAGCATGGAATTTCTGGTCGCATCGGCCATCGGCATGCTGACCGCCGCGGGAATTTACCTGACCCTGCGCGGCCGGACGTTTCCGGTGGTGCTGGGCCTCACCATGCTGTCCTATGCGATCAACCTGTTCCTGTTCGCCATCGGCCGCCTGACCCGGAACAGCCCGCCGCTATATGAAAAGGGGCTGACCAGCTACACCGATCCCCTTCCCCAGGCGCTGGTGCTGACCGCGATCGTGATTTCATTCGGCATGACGGCGCTGGCGGTCGTGCTGTCGCTTCGCAGCTTTCTGGAGACTGGCACCGACCAGGTCGATGGAGCGGTCGAAGCCGATCCGCCCAAGCCGGATCGCGAGGCGCAGCCATGA
- a CDS encoding monovalent cation/H+ antiporter subunit D, whose translation MKEALIAAPLLLPAFAGTATLLFLRRRRWIGAAISIGSALGLIAVSIILMGWASAGEPTAYALGDWPAPFGIVLVLDRLAALMLLLTALLGLAVSVHATVTGLDRKGWHFHSLFQFELLGLNGAFLTGDLFNLFVFFEVLLIASYGLMLHGQGARRLTAGVQYVIVNLIGSTLFLVALGLLYGLTGTLNMAHMVGRVAMLPAGDKGLAQAAGLLLAAVFALKAALLPLHLWLPRTYAAAAPAVAALFAIMTKVGAYAIMRTMPLIFGDAAGAFLLPAALGTMLLGFAGLLAARGLREMAAFGLIGSTAILLTAVALFDRQAMAAALYYLPHTTLSAALLFLTVDLIIRWRDAEGAAIVPTPRYAGQGMLAFLFLTAAVALSGLPPLSGFIGKLLILRAALASPHVVAIWAMVLGTSLIALIGLARAGSRLFWKEDATPTVDTDRPAPSRVEALPAFFLLALLAGLTLCAGPVTAYMEATSAQIFDAPAYVRSVLGTGDEGKSDK comes from the coding sequence ATGAAAGAAGCGCTGATCGCCGCGCCGCTGCTACTGCCCGCCTTCGCTGGAACCGCGACGCTGCTTTTCCTGCGCCGGCGACGCTGGATCGGCGCCGCCATTTCGATCGGTTCGGCGCTTGGCCTGATCGCCGTGTCGATCATCCTGATGGGATGGGCGAGCGCAGGCGAGCCGACCGCCTATGCGCTGGGCGACTGGCCTGCCCCGTTCGGCATCGTGCTGGTTCTGGACAGGCTGGCGGCGCTGATGCTGCTGCTGACCGCGCTACTGGGACTGGCGGTGTCGGTTCATGCGACGGTCACCGGGCTGGACCGCAAGGGATGGCATTTCCATTCGCTGTTCCAGTTCGAGCTGCTGGGCCTGAACGGCGCTTTCCTGACCGGCGACCTGTTCAACCTGTTCGTGTTCTTCGAAGTGTTGCTGATCGCATCCTATGGCCTGATGCTGCATGGCCAGGGTGCGCGACGGCTGACCGCAGGCGTCCAATATGTGATCGTCAACCTGATCGGATCGACGCTGTTCCTGGTCGCCCTTGGCCTGCTTTATGGCCTGACCGGTACGCTCAACATGGCGCATATGGTGGGACGCGTGGCGATGCTGCCCGCAGGCGATAAGGGGCTGGCCCAGGCAGCAGGCTTGCTGCTGGCGGCGGTCTTTGCGTTGAAGGCGGCGCTGTTGCCGCTGCACCTGTGGCTGCCCCGAACCTATGCAGCCGCCGCCCCAGCCGTCGCCGCCCTGTTCGCGATCATGACGAAGGTGGGCGCCTATGCCATCATGCGGACGATGCCGCTGATCTTTGGCGATGCGGCGGGCGCGTTCCTGCTTCCCGCCGCGCTTGGCACCATGCTGCTGGGCTTTGCCGGCCTCCTTGCGGCGCGCGGCCTTCGCGAGATGGCGGCATTTGGGCTTATCGGATCGACAGCCATTCTGCTGACGGCGGTCGCCTTGTTCGACAGGCAGGCGATGGCGGCGGCGCTCTATTACCTTCCCCACACCACATTGTCCGCCGCCCTGCTGTTCCTGACGGTCGACCTGATAATCCGGTGGCGTGACGCGGAGGGCGCGGCCATCGTCCCGACGCCACGCTATGCAGGGCAAGGCATGCTGGCCTTTCTGTTCCTGACGGCCGCCGTGGCCCTGTCTGGCCTGCCGCCGCTTTCGGGCTTCATCGGCAAGCTGCTGATCCTGCGCGCCGCATTAGCATCCCCTCATGTCGTCGCGATCTGGGCGATGGTGCTGGGCACCAGCCTGATCGCGCTGATCGGACTGGCGCGCGCGGGCAGCAGGCTGTTCTGGAAAGAGGATGCCACGCCGACCGTGGATACCGACCGTCCAGCGCCAAGCCGGGTGGAGGCGCTGCCTGCCTTCTTCCTCCTTGCCCTGCTGGCTGGCCTGACGCTGTGCGCCGGACCAGTGACGGCTTATATGGAAGCGACGAGCGCGCAGATTTTCGATGCGCCCGCCTATGTCCGCTCTGTGCTGGGCACGGGCGATGAAGGAAAAAGCGACAAATGA
- a CDS encoding Na+/H+ antiporter subunit E encodes MRRLFPHPGLTILLVIMWMLVLNELSMGGFLLGLVLGIVVPLFTAPFWPDRPRVRYGWPLIAYVLLVIGDIIAANFHVARLVLFRRNRDLRSCWLTVPLDLRSAEAATVLAGTISLTPGTVSADISTDGRYLLVHALDTGDPQAEVARIKARYERPLMEIFR; translated from the coding sequence ATGAGGCGGCTGTTCCCCCATCCCGGCCTGACGATCCTGCTCGTCATCATGTGGATGCTGGTGCTCAACGAGTTGAGCATGGGCGGCTTCCTGCTCGGCCTTGTGCTGGGGATAGTGGTGCCCCTGTTCACCGCACCCTTCTGGCCCGATCGCCCGCGGGTTCGATATGGCTGGCCGCTGATCGCCTATGTGCTGCTGGTGATCGGCGACATTATCGCCGCCAATTTCCATGTGGCGCGGCTCGTCCTGTTCCGCCGGAACCGCGACCTGCGATCCTGCTGGCTCACCGTCCCGCTCGACCTTCGTTCGGCCGAAGCCGCCACGGTCCTGGCGGGCACGATCAGCCTGACGCCCGGCACAGTGTCGGCCGACATATCGACGGACGGACGCTATCTGCTGGTCCACGCGCTGGATACGGGCGATCCGCAGGCGGAAGTGGCGCGGATCAAGGCGCGATATGAAAGACCGCTGATGGAGATTTTCCGATGA
- a CDS encoding K+/H+ antiporter subunit F, with the protein MIQLALTMALGCIALAVLLNLYRLLRGPTAADRILALDTMVINAIAAIILFGIMEKTIVYFEAALLLAMVGFVGTVAYAKFLLRGDIVE; encoded by the coding sequence ATGATCCAGCTGGCCTTGACCATGGCGCTTGGCTGCATCGCGCTGGCCGTGCTGTTGAACCTGTACCGCCTGCTGCGTGGGCCAACGGCGGCGGATCGCATATTGGCGCTCGACACGATGGTCATCAATGCCATCGCCGCCATCATCCTGTTCGGCATCATGGAGAAAACCATCGTCTATTTCGAAGCGGCGCTGCTGCTGGCGATGGTGGGGTTCGTGGGAACGGTGGCCTATGCCAAGTTCCTGCTACGCGGCGACATCGTGGAATAG
- a CDS encoding Na+/H+ antiporter subunit G, with product MTDFIDIAIALLILLGGAFALIGSWGLARLPSLMTRLHGPTKATTLGVGGCLIASMLYFPTHGLSWSAHELLIALFLFITAPISANMIAKAYIHGRHSHPDAAGQSEGDLPDGPGGNADWATFGVQDERE from the coding sequence ATGACCGATTTCATCGACATCGCCATCGCCCTGTTGATCCTGCTGGGGGGCGCCTTTGCGCTGATCGGCAGTTGGGGGCTTGCGCGCCTTCCTTCGCTGATGACCCGTTTGCATGGCCCTACCAAGGCGACCACGCTGGGGGTGGGCGGTTGCCTGATCGCGTCCATGCTCTATTTCCCGACACATGGGCTTTCATGGTCGGCGCACGAGCTGCTGATCGCGCTGTTTCTGTTCATAACCGCGCCGATTTCGGCCAACATGATCGCCAAAGCCTATATCCATGGGCGTCACAGTCATCCGGACGCCGCCGGCCAGTCGGAGGGCGACTTGCCCGACGGGCCGGGCGGGAATGCGGACTGGGCCACGTTCGGCGTGCAGGACGAACGGGAATAG
- a CDS encoding universal stress protein: MTFATILVAIDINDPEHARSALEAARSLKASQAGATKINILYVRYYLPVRYAELLSGDFDTQEIEEARRRIHDWKIEYGLKDANFITRRGTVRDEVFEEARRSKADLIIIGSHQPSLSSRMLGSNASAIVRNSPISVLIARDKAV, encoded by the coding sequence ATGACCTTTGCAACGATATTGGTCGCGATCGACATAAATGATCCCGAACACGCCAGGTCCGCGCTTGAAGCCGCCCGTTCCCTGAAGGCGTCTCAGGCCGGGGCGACGAAGATCAACATCCTCTATGTCCGCTATTATCTGCCGGTCAGATATGCGGAATTGCTTTCGGGGGATTTCGACACGCAGGAAATTGAGGAAGCACGCCGCCGCATCCATGACTGGAAAATCGAATATGGGCTGAAGGACGCCAATTTCATCACGCGCCGCGGAACGGTGAGGGACGAAGTTTTCGAAGAAGCGCGGCGAAGCAAGGCGGACCTTATCATCATCGGGTCGCATCAGCCGTCATTGTCATCGCGGATGCTGGGATCCAACGCCTCCGCCATCGTCAGGAATTCGCCCATCAGCGTCCTGATAGCGCGCGACAAAGCCGTCTAG
- the rodA gene encoding rod shape-determining protein RodA, which yields MLFTVLAITTLGLATLYSAAGGSMTPWASNQALRFVVLAGGMLVLSLVPVSVWMRFAYPFYGVTLALLLIVELFGKIGMGAQRWIDLGFIRLQPSEFMKLAIVLTLARFYHRVPPMFVSAPFVLLIPAGLIAVPAGLVMLQPDLGTALMITMAGTLLIFMAGTHLRWFIGAGAIVLSMLPVAWGMLHDYQKNRVLTFMDPESDPLGTGYHISQSKIAIGSGGIFGKGFLNGTQSHLAYLPETHTDFIFATMMEEWGMMGGLFVIFAYGYLIWWGLNLAMRSTSVFTRLTAMGLTFTLFLYVGINLSMVMGLAPVVGIPLPLMSYGGSAMMTVLILLGILMSIHRDNQLRNRTPNGL from the coding sequence ATGTTGTTCACGGTCCTGGCGATCACGACGCTGGGGCTTGCAACGCTCTATTCTGCGGCGGGCGGGAGCATGACGCCCTGGGCTTCGAACCAGGCCTTGCGTTTCGTCGTGCTTGCCGGCGGGATGTTGGTCCTGTCGCTCGTGCCGGTCAGTGTCTGGATGCGCTTTGCCTATCCCTTCTATGGCGTGACATTGGCGCTGCTGCTGATCGTGGAATTGTTCGGCAAGATCGGCATGGGGGCGCAGCGCTGGATCGACCTGGGCTTCATCCGGCTCCAGCCTTCGGAATTCATGAAGCTGGCGATCGTCCTCACCCTGGCGCGTTTCTACCATCGCGTGCCGCCCATGTTCGTCAGCGCACCGTTCGTGCTGCTCATCCCGGCGGGGCTGATCGCGGTGCCCGCTGGCCTCGTCATGCTGCAACCCGATCTTGGCACCGCCCTGATGATCACGATGGCGGGAACGCTGCTGATCTTCATGGCGGGCACGCACCTGCGCTGGTTTATCGGCGCGGGCGCGATCGTCCTTTCCATGCTGCCGGTCGCCTGGGGGATGCTGCACGACTATCAGAAGAACCGGGTGCTCACTTTCATGGACCCGGAAAGCGATCCACTGGGCACCGGCTATCATATTTCCCAGTCGAAGATCGCCATCGGATCGGGCGGCATATTCGGCAAGGGCTTCCTCAACGGCACGCAGAGCCATCTGGCCTATCTGCCCGAAACGCATACCGACTTCATCTTCGCCACGATGATGGAGGAATGGGGAATGATGGGCGGGCTGTTCGTGATCTTCGCCTATGGCTATCTGATCTGGTGGGGGCTGAACCTGGCCATGCGGTCGACATCCGTGTTCACGCGCCTGACCGCCATGGGTTTGACCTTCACGCTGTTCCTGTATGTCGGCATCAATCTGTCCATGGTGATGGGGCTGGCGCCAGTGGTCGGCATTCCGCTGCCGCTCATGTCCTATGGCGGATCGGCCATGATGACCGTTCTGATCCTGCTGGGGATATTGATGTCGATCCATCGCGACAATCAGTTGCGGAACCGGACCCCGAACGGCCTGTAG
- a CDS encoding transglycosylase domain-containing protein has protein sequence MTAMAVAAVVFLIFAIVELRTSYIQSHLFSRLADRMHFHMDDGASEDIAFPAHGPFDKRLGYVQLPGYIAALSREGYMVERQARTSSTLQWFQGLGGFPPYREKSSAGLTLEGARGQPIFSYRDPSQIYRSYDDVPDLAVRSLLFVENRDLLSLRYPRRNPAVEWDRLGLALISFGASGEGERSPGGSTVATQMEKLRHSPRGRTTGPIEKLRQMTSASLRAYHSGLNTVDFRKQTVVDALNLIPLAGFRRHGEVIGLGDGLQLWYGADFASVNRVLRMPARTGSELRQQGLALKQVLSLVIAQRRPAHYLGTGRDELEALTESYLRLMVAENIIGSDLGEAAIGTRLTFNTTPPAAPPLSDSVAKAANALRLNLARLIKTPSFYDLHRLDLTVETSIDRKAQAEATALLRSLREPEGLSELGLTGPRLLSGSAPAQVNYSFTLYERGAGSTHVRVQTDSLDGPLDVNAGTKLELGSTAKVRTLLSYLNIIADLHDDLRTMPSAELNRLVQQGDPLTAWVAGQLLEHGDRGTAAIVDAAMEKKYSAGTGERFFTAGGMHRFANFNRRHGGQMTVSYALQQSVNLVFIRMMRDIVDYHLARIPGAAGIFERPDHPRRDYYLRRFIDMEGRQYLARFRPQYRELDPAAIMSHVAERAKYLRPRLAAAFRTVRPDADFDQFSAFIRQWAKTPPDDEEDMRKLYETYAPDRLSLADRSYIADIHPLELWLAGYLYTHPGASWDDIVAASADVRQEAYLWLLKPNRFAAQNRRIRTMLEKQAFVPIHKDWQRLGYPFETLVPSYATAIGTSGDRPDALAELMGIVASGGYRSAPRLIDRLHFAEGTPYETVMKAQPKAGVRVLRPEIAHAVRRGLVDVVENGTARRAYEAVTAADGSAMMIGGKTGTGDNRHMRYGSGGRLVGSEARSRTATFAFFIGQRHFGTITAFVEGEEASQYRFTSALPAQLFTLLAPVIQQVIGERSSAKPPDPAPAIRTDWQALLNRPNPLAVNRPTLRHPPSLLTSFDGWR, from the coding sequence ATGACTGCGATGGCGGTAGCGGCGGTCGTATTTCTGATTTTCGCTATTGTCGAACTTCGCACCTCTTACATCCAGTCCCACCTGTTCTCGCGGCTGGCGGACCGCATGCATTTCCACATGGACGATGGCGCAAGCGAGGACATTGCCTTTCCTGCCCATGGCCCGTTCGACAAACGATTGGGCTATGTTCAACTGCCCGGTTACATCGCTGCACTTTCGCGGGAAGGCTACATGGTCGAGCGGCAGGCGCGGACGTCATCCACGCTGCAATGGTTTCAGGGTCTGGGCGGATTTCCCCCTTATCGCGAGAAAAGCTCTGCGGGCCTGACGCTGGAGGGGGCCAGGGGACAGCCCATTTTTTCCTACCGCGATCCGTCCCAAATCTATCGTTCCTATGACGATGTACCCGACCTTGCGGTTCGTAGCCTGCTCTTCGTGGAAAATCGCGATTTGCTGAGCTTGCGGTATCCGCGCCGCAATCCCGCGGTCGAATGGGACAGGCTTGGCCTCGCCCTCATCAGCTTCGGGGCCAGCGGCGAGGGCGAGCGCAGTCCCGGCGGCAGCACCGTGGCGACGCAAATGGAAAAGCTGCGTCATTCACCGCGTGGACGGACGACCGGGCCGATCGAAAAGCTGCGGCAGATGACGTCTGCCAGCCTGCGCGCCTACCATTCTGGCCTCAATACGGTCGATTTCCGCAAGCAGACCGTCGTGGACGCGCTCAACCTGATACCGCTTGCGGGCTTTCGCCGTCATGGGGAGGTCATCGGCCTCGGCGATGGATTGCAGCTTTGGTACGGAGCCGATTTCGCCAGTGTGAACAGGGTGCTGCGCATGCCCGCACGAACCGGTTCGGAATTACGCCAACAGGGTCTTGCGCTGAAACAGGTTCTCAGCCTGGTCATCGCGCAGCGCCGCCCCGCTCATTATCTGGGGACGGGCCGCGATGAACTGGAAGCGCTGACCGAAAGCTATCTTCGCCTGATGGTCGCGGAAAACATCATCGGGTCCGATCTTGGTGAAGCGGCCATTGGCACGCGGCTCACTTTCAACACCACGCCCCCTGCCGCCCCGCCCTTGTCCGATTCCGTGGCGAAGGCGGCGAATGCGTTGCGGCTCAATTTGGCCCGGCTCATCAAGACGCCGAGCTTCTACGATCTCCACAGGCTCGACCTCACCGTCGAAACGTCGATCGACAGGAAAGCTCAGGCGGAAGCGACGGCGCTGCTACGCAGTTTGCGGGAGCCTGAAGGCTTATCGGAACTGGGACTTACCGGCCCGCGTCTGCTCAGCGGAAGCGCACCGGCGCAGGTGAATTACAGTTTCACGCTGTATGAACGCGGCGCTGGTTCTACCCATGTGCGCGTCCAGACTGACAGCCTTGACGGTCCGCTGGACGTCAACGCCGGGACGAAGCTGGAACTGGGGTCCACGGCGAAGGTTCGCACGCTTCTCTCCTATCTCAACATCATCGCGGATCTTCACGATGACCTTCGGACCATGCCGTCCGCTGAACTCAACCGCCTCGTCCAGCAAGGCGATCCGTTGACCGCGTGGGTTGCCGGGCAGTTGCTGGAACATGGCGACAGGGGCACAGCGGCCATCGTCGATGCGGCGATGGAGAAGAAATATTCCGCGGGCACGGGCGAGCGGTTCTTCACCGCCGGGGGCATGCACCGCTTTGCCAATTTCAATCGGCGGCATGGCGGGCAAATGACGGTGTCCTACGCGCTGCAACAGAGCGTCAACCTCGTCTTCATCCGCATGATGCGCGACATAGTGGATTATCACCTCGCCCGCATTCCGGGCGCGGCGGGAATTTTCGAAAGGCCCGATCACCCGCGCCGGGACTATTACCTGCGGCGCTTCATCGACATGGAGGGTCGCCAATATCTCGCCCGGTTCCGCCCCCAATATCGGGAGCTGGATCCCGCCGCGATCATGAGCCATGTCGCCGAACGCGCCAAATATTTGCGCCCCCGGCTGGCGGCGGCCTTCCGAACCGTTCGGCCCGATGCCGACTTTGATCAGTTTTCCGCCTTCATCCGGCAATGGGCAAAAACCCCGCCGGATGATGAGGAAGACATGCGGAAGCTGTATGAAACCTACGCGCCTGACCGGCTGAGCCTCGCCGACCGATCCTATATCGCCGACATCCACCCGCTCGAACTGTGGCTGGCGGGCTATCTCTACACGCATCCCGGTGCGTCGTGGGACGACATCGTCGCGGCAAGCGCCGATGTGCGGCAGGAAGCCTATCTCTGGCTGCTCAAGCCCAATCGTTTCGCCGCGCAGAACCGGCGGATCAGGACCATGCTGGAAAAACAGGCCTTTGTTCCGATCCACAAGGATTGGCAGCGGCTGGGCTATCCCTTCGAAACGCTCGTGCCCTCCTATGCCACCGCCATCGGCACATCGGGCGACCGCCCCGACGCGCTGGCGGAACTGATGGGCATTGTCGCGAGCGGGGGTTACCGTTCCGCGCCCCGGCTGATCGACAGGCTGCATTTTGCGGAGGGCACCCCCTATGAAACCGTGATGAAGGCACAGCCGAAAGCCGGTGTCAGGGTGCTTCGGCCCGAAATCGCCCACGCGGTGCGTCGGGGATTGGTCGATGTCGTCGAAAATGGAACCGCGCGGCGGGCCTATGAAGCGGTCACCGCTGCGGACGGCTCTGCGATGATGATCGGCGGCAAGACGGGAACCGGCGACAATCGCCACATGCGATACGGGTCTGGCGGGCGTCTCGTCGGATCGGAGGCGCGGTCCCGTACAGCCACCTTCGCCTTCTTCATCGGCCAGCGCCATTTCGGCACGATCACGGCCTTCGTGGAAGGGGAAGAGGCGTCGCAATATCGGTTCACCAGCGCCTTGCCCGCGCAATTGTTCACGCTTCTCGCGCCTGTCATCCAGCAAGTGATCGGCGAACGATCGTCAGCAAAGCCGCCCGATCCCGCTCCCGCAATCCGCACGGATTGGCAGGCGTTGCTGAACCGGCCAAATCCCCTTGCGGTCAACAGGCCGACGCTTCGGCACCCGCCATCGCTGCTGACCTCGTTCGATGGATGGCGGTGA
- a CDS encoding universal stress protein — MALRDIILQMNSYPEPTPGWALDNALALASALGATLSVGVCQVRIPPASNWLADTLINAAGMIAAENRKSAENAQALLAQFSASASEDIRGEAMLVECVGMISHWQIASKARAYDLLVVPVHGHEQAACVEGLTFESGRPILLITEDARNGTFDHVVVGWDGSRAAARALADALGFCGSARTVEVAVVTGDKDLSPAASVSDVVRHLGRHGITANAIEIPAAGRDAGQALQAYCTESESDLLVMGAYGHSRVREFVLGGATRSVLERPALSIFLSH; from the coding sequence ATGGCGCTGCGTGACATTATTTTGCAAATGAACAGCTATCCCGAGCCAACCCCCGGTTGGGCGCTGGATAATGCGCTGGCCCTCGCCAGCGCGCTGGGCGCCACGCTGTCGGTCGGTGTGTGTCAGGTCCGCATTCCTCCGGCGTCCAATTGGCTCGCCGACACGCTGATCAATGCCGCCGGCATGATTGCTGCGGAAAACCGCAAGAGCGCGGAAAATGCACAGGCCCTGCTCGCTCAATTCTCTGCCTCGGCAAGCGAAGACATCAGAGGCGAGGCGATGCTCGTGGAATGCGTGGGGATGATCTCGCACTGGCAGATTGCCAGCAAGGCGCGCGCCTATGACCTGCTCGTCGTGCCGGTCCATGGGCACGAGCAAGCTGCATGCGTGGAAGGTTTGACCTTTGAATCCGGGCGTCCAATCCTTTTGATAACCGAAGATGCCCGCAACGGCACATTCGATCATGTGGTCGTCGGCTGGGATGGGAGCAGGGCGGCAGCGCGCGCGCTGGCTGACGCACTTGGCTTTTGCGGCTCAGCCAGGACGGTCGAAGTCGCCGTCGTCACGGGCGACAAGGATCTGTCACCGGCCGCGTCGGTTTCCGATGTCGTTCGCCATCTTGGACGCCATGGCATCACCGCCAACGCTATCGAGATCCCGGCCGCAGGGCGTGATGCGGGACAGGCGCTGCAAGCCTATTGCACGGAATCGGAAAGCGATTTGCTGGTCATGGGCGCCTATGGGCATTCACGGGTCCGTGAATTCGTCCTGGGCGGCGCCACCCGGTCGGTGCTCGAACGTCCGGCGCTTTCCATTTTCCTGTCGCATTGA
- a CDS encoding TraR/DksA family transcriptional regulator, with product MIDPNSAKSRLEVQLAELERRQKSVADDLSEPLNPDSSERAVEKEDDASLEAQAALIAREIASVQRALSRIENGTYGECVHCGSTIAPQRLEARPEAALCIECAQKAS from the coding sequence GTGATTGATCCGAACTCTGCGAAATCGCGTCTGGAAGTGCAGCTGGCGGAACTGGAGCGCCGCCAGAAAAGCGTTGCCGATGATCTGTCCGAGCCGCTGAACCCGGATTCATCGGAAAGGGCGGTAGAGAAGGAAGACGACGCCTCGCTGGAGGCGCAGGCCGCCTTGATCGCGCGCGAGATCGCCTCCGTGCAGCGTGCCCTTTCAAGGATCGAGAACGGCACCTATGGGGAATGCGTGCACTGCGGCAGCACCATAGCGCCGCAGCGTCTGGAGGCCCGGCCTGAAGCGGCCCTGTGCATCGAGTGCGCCCAGAAGGCGAGTTGA
- a CDS encoding universal stress protein gives MYNRILISTDGSEIAQKGVDHGLALAKTLGAEVTIITVTERFPVYTSGVGYDLAWSGVALAEYAEGQTKAADSILAAAQQSAQRLGVTADTLHVPEAEVAEAIIAAAQERNCDLIVMASHGRRGLGRLMLGSKASEVLAHTNIPVLVVR, from the coding sequence ATGTACAATCGGATACTCATCTCGACCGACGGATCGGAAATCGCGCAAAAGGGCGTGGACCATGGCCTGGCGCTGGCAAAGACCCTGGGCGCCGAGGTAACGATCATCACCGTGACTGAACGTTTCCCGGTGTACACCAGCGGAGTGGGCTATGATCTTGCCTGGAGCGGTGTCGCGCTGGCTGAATATGCCGAAGGCCAGACGAAGGCGGCGGACAGCATACTGGCTGCCGCGCAACAATCGGCGCAGCGATTGGGCGTGACCGCCGACACGCTCCATGTCCCGGAAGCGGAGGTGGCCGAGGCGATCATCGCGGCTGCGCAGGAGCGGAACTGTGACCTGATCGTCATGGCTTCGCATGGGCGCCGGGGATTGGGTCGCCTGATGCTGGGAAGCAAGGCGTCCGAAGTGCTGGCGCACACCAATATTCCCGTGCTTGTGGTTCGCTGA
- a CDS encoding cupin domain-containing protein: MRGFVGNIDELTESNSDFRHVLYTGCNLQLVLMAIAPGDQIGEEVHEDRDQFFRVEFGEGEVQIDGVSTAIAADDAIIVPAGARHNIINRGTGLLQLYTIYGPPEHVDGTIHRTKADAEGSHEHFDGRTTE; the protein is encoded by the coding sequence ATGAGAGGATTTGTCGGCAACATTGACGAATTGACGGAAAGCAATTCCGACTTCCGCCATGTGCTTTATACTGGCTGCAATCTGCAACTGGTACTCATGGCGATAGCGCCGGGCGACCAGATCGGGGAAGAAGTGCATGAGGATCGCGATCAGTTCTTCCGCGTTGAATTCGGAGAAGGCGAGGTCCAGATCGACGGCGTCTCCACCGCCATTGCCGCCGACGACGCCATTATCGTGCCCGCGGGCGCCCGGCACAATATCATCAATAGAGGAACGGGATTGCTCCAGCTCTACACCATCTATGGCCCGCCCGAACATGTCGATGGCACCATCCACCGCACCAAGGCAGATGCAGAGGGAAGTCACGAGCATTTTGACGGACGTACTACTGAGTAG
- a CDS encoding DUF6481 family protein: MSSYKAPSFQDRIAAAGSAKQKALDALRAKPPVDEAILAERRRASEAKDQAIAIERAAKAESVALAKAQKAERKAAELAAEAEKQAAAEAAAALKAARLTPASAAEMKAARDARYAARKARK, from the coding sequence TTGTCTTCTTATAAAGCTCCTTCGTTCCAAGACCGCATTGCCGCAGCAGGATCCGCCAAACAGAAGGCTCTGGATGCATTGAGAGCCAAGCCGCCCGTCGATGAGGCAATTTTGGCGGAGCGACGCCGGGCGAGCGAAGCTAAAGATCAAGCAATTGCAATCGAGCGGGCTGCCAAGGCTGAGTCTGTTGCTTTGGCCAAAGCGCAAAAGGCAGAACGCAAAGCGGCAGAGCTGGCGGCGGAAGCCGAAAAGCAAGCAGCCGCAGAGGCCGCCGCAGCACTCAAGGCCGCCAGGTTGACACCCGCCAGCGCCGCTGAAATGAAGGCTGCGCGCGATGCGCGTTACGCTGCGCGCAAAGCCCGAAAATAG